The genomic stretch AAACttgtttcttccaaaatatccatagcatatttccgTTGAGAAATCATCAAACCATCTATAGATTGGgctacctcaatacccaagaaATAACGAAGCttaccaagatcttttgtctgaaATTGATTTGAGAGATGTTGCTTTAACTGGAGTATACCCTGCTGATCACTACCAgttatgacaatatcatctacatacacaataagataaatacaccCTTGGACTGAGTGACGATAAAAAAACAGAATGGTCTGGTTCACTACGGACCATACCAAATTGTTGTACTACAGTGCTGAATCTGCCAAACCAAGCTCTCGGAGAttgcttaagaccataaagagacATGTGTAACCTACACACCATATTCGATGACTCCTCCTGAGCAACAAATCCAGGTGGTTActccatatatacttcctcttcaagatcaccatgtaaaaaagcattttttatgtcaagttgatgaagaggcCAATGTCGAATGGATGCAATGGCTAGAAGAAGTCTAACAGATGTCATCTTGGCTACAGGCGAGAAGGTATCACTATAATCCAATCCAATATGAGTGTATCCTTTGGCTACCAAGCGAGCTTTAAATCGATCAATCTTACCATCTGGACCAACCTTCAATGTATAAATCCAACGACAACCTACTAAAGATCTCCCATGGGGTAGAGGAACCAGTTCCCAGGTACCACTGCTTTGAAGAGcacacatttcatcaatcattgCTTGCCTTCACTCAGGGTGAGACAATGCTTCACATGGAGTTTTAGGAATAGAAacagaagacaaagaagacaaacaagtatactacaaaggggaaagacgatgataacataaatcaatataatgTGGAGAAGGATTTCGTGTTTGACGTATACCTTTTCGAAGGGCAATCGGAAGATCGGACTCAGGTTGCAGGATCAGATCCGGTGATGTCGGAGGCATCGGAGGAGAGTCTGCAATGACCTCAAGGATAGGTATGACCTCAAGGACAGGTATGACCTCAGGGACAGGGATGACAGGCGTTGGGTGACGACGCTGATATGTTTGAAGTGGTCGAGAAGTGGGTGGGTCAGGAGCCCTAGACTGATGGGGGTAATGGTAGGCGGGACATTAATAACTACCGGAAAAGATGTGGGAGTACTTTCTTGAATGGGTTCTGGAGTTACGTGACTAGACTCGAAATATGGAACTGACTCGAAGAAGGTAACATCGGCCGATACTGGGTACCGTTGTAGAGTATGTTAATAACAACGATAACCTTTTTGGCATCGATGATAACTAAGAAAGACACACTTTAGTGATCGAGCTAAGAGTTTATCAAGACCAGGAGAGAGATTGTGTACAAAACATGTGGACCCAAAGACTCGGGGAGGAATTGGGTGAAGTGGGGAATTGGGAAAAAGGATTGAATGAGGAATTTTATTGTTAAGGACAGATGAGGGCATGCGATTTATAAGATAATATGTTGTTAGCACACCATCCCCCCAAAACCGAAGTGGAACATTACCATGGAGAAGTAGGGTCCGAGTGGTTTCTACAAGATGCCGATTTTTACGTTCCGCTACCccgttttgttgaggtgtgtgagGGCAAGATGTTTGATGGAGAATACCATTGCGTGACATGAAATTCTAAAATTGTTGGGATAAATATTCACGGGCATTGTCACTTCTTAAGGTACGGATAGACACACCGAATTGAGTTCTTATTTCTTGATAGAATTGTTCAACAATAGAAAATAATTCAGATCTATTCTTCATTAAAAATAACCACGTGCAAcgtgaaaaatcatcaataaaggtgacaaaatacctagactcaagagtagagacagtacgcgagggaccccaaacatcggtgtgaactaaagcaaaaggggACGAAGCTCGTTTATTGACTCGATTGGGAAACTGGCCACGAGTGTGTTTCCGTAGTTGACACGACTCACAATGTAAATTAGATACCTTCGATAAATTTGGCACCAACTTATGTAGTTTGGAAAGACTGGAATGACCTAACTGAACATGGATAGTGAGTGGAGAATCTTTGGCTGAGCATGTCTGAGATGACACAGAGAGGTAATAAAGGCCTTGAGACTCACATCCGACACCAATTGTTTGTCCCGAACTCCGATCCTGCAGGGTAACATTATTATTAGTGAAAGTGACACTACAATCAAGAGAACGAGTTAAACGACTGACTGAAAAtaaattaaatggacaattagGTACATAGAGGACAGAAGTAACCGAGAGAGAAGGTAGAATTCGAACAGTACCAATCCCTTCGGATCGGGTTTGAGAATCATTGGCAGAAGTTATAGTAGGTAAGAAACCGGATGTAGAGAGGGGAGATAAAAGATTTTTATTACCGGTAACATAATCAAACGCACCAAAATCAAAGACCTAagatccaagagaagatgattgAGAGAGACAAGCAGGTGAATTACCAATGTGTGCTACCGAAGCAGTAGAATCTAAGTTCTGATAATTCTGATACCACTTGAGGAAATCATCGTAGTTTGGCGTAAAGTTACGAGGAGTAGCCGTGAGTATCGGATCTGAAACAATTGCCCTATGGAGAGTGGAGCGGTTGAAAAATTGCCGGGATTGGCCGTCAGATGTGTTGTCACGTGCGGAGGTTTCTGCCGATGAAAAGTGGGGAACGGCTGGATCGGAAGAGGCGCTTCTACTGGTAGGTTACCGAAGAATTTTGAAAAGTGAGAGGCAAACCGGAGTGATGACACGGTTTGCAAAAAAAAACAGAGTGATGACACGGTTTGCAACAAAAGAAAAATCTCACCGGAAGACAGTGGGTCAACCGGGTAAAGCACGACGAAGAAAGAATTGCCTCTTAGCAGACTCTAGATACCATGTTGAAATACAAGAGACTgagagacatttgaataaactGTGTGTTTTGAAAAACATTACGGAGACTTTATTATAAAGAGAGATtataactaattacatgatatagtcgatgtgggactatttgatatacaaatattcttaatattatatttacaaatatcaacagAATATAACAACGCTTAAATACCAAATTTATTCGATATCAAGTCAACTGTTTAAGGATGAATTGGGATTCGAGAATTCATGATATCCTACTTATTTATTTATAATAAGTAGTGAATTCAAATTCCTCAATGAATATGAAACTCCGTTTTTTCTATGTCGatgaataactttttctatggatGTTTTATTCTTTAGAAGGTAAGAGAAAAGATAAAACtaaaaataaagtattaaattgAATTATTAATCCATATTCAAGTTTGAAACTCATGTAATTAACCTCTTTTCTTGTTATCTTGTTATTAACTTTATAGAAGATTAAAAGAATTAACTTATTATTAAGTCCATAGAAGATCAAAAGAATTGACCGTTGACCGTTGAGCTATCTTCATTGTTAAAAATATATTCGCTTAAATTTTTACACACATATTAAGAAACACAATAATACTGTCATAAGATATTACTCTTTTACTAACTTAACTATAACTTCGCCATATTAATTAATGTGTTAGAAGTAGTGTATCAAATAATAATTATATGACAATTGAAAAAAGAACATTCATATGATTAGAAAATGAGAATGACAGTTCTTTAAAAAAAGAATTTATTTATTAAAACGACAAATTTAAAGTGAAAAGAGTAGTACGCAAGAAGGAACTACAAAATGTGTGATCATAATCACTGTCTAATAAATAGAAATCTGAAATGCATATCGATAGAGATACATTTTTTATATTTATCTACGAGatacattttttttaaataaaatttaggtacaatttaattgaattgtacttaatatattaaaaaaaaatcattccGAGCACTTTACTATTCTCCGTTTCTTTTTAATTGTAGTTTGagtaaaaaaaattgttttttttaattgacgttttcaaaaaaatttaaaatttgagGTAACATTAATAGTCGTTTTGTCAAAATTACTCCTAATTACTTattaaaaagagaaaaaaaaataataaataattaaaaatattatagATAAAAAGACAATCATTATGTAAAAAATAAATCATTATTTAAAAAGTAGTAAAAATTATTAACTTTCTTAATATgcataaaaaaaattaaaaaagaacGGAGGGAGTATTTTACAAGAAAATTGATTTACTTTGtcaaaaaattatttttcaaagTTTATGTAATTTTTGTTGACAAAATATTAAATTTAGAGTCAAATGTGGGAAAAAAGATTTAAAGCTATCAAACAAAGGTTTAGAGGTATGAAAGTAGCTCTTTTGAGTGTTGACATTTTCATTCTCCTCATTTTAAGAGGCAATTTTCTCATAACAAAAGATAACAGTTATGAAGAGTCATTGTGATGGAAAGAAGATTTAAAGCTATAAACAAAGGTTTAGAGGTATGAAAATAGCTCTTTTGAGTCTTAGACATTTTCAATGTGTTCATTTTAAGAATTTTCTTATGGTGATTAACAAATAAAGCCAacataaattttaaaaatataataaaattgtTTTCGCAGTATAAACATTGTCTAAAATGCATTCAACTTATGTCATCAAAATATGAGGAAAGAGGTAAACCAAGttcattaaaaaaacaaaaaagcTGAATTGAgttaattttaaaaataaaatatattaaaaagAACAAAACCAAATATTATCATTTACAACTTGAAAACAATATTCATTTATAAGCCTCTCCAGGGTAACATATAGTTCATTTATATTCATGTAGCACTTTCATATATAAAACGTGTTATAACTCTTGAAGTTGTGGAAGAATATATTCACACCAAAAAATGTCAGTGATTTATTGACAGATTTATCACGATGGATCGGAACTCTGGATGTTATGTTTGGTTATTTTAGTACAATCAAATGGTCCAatctcttgatttttcttcaCCTGTAAACCATAATGAAACAAAGAAATAAGCCATATACAACAATACATCATCAAAATAAAAAGCATATAGTCACCATGAACGAATTGAGAAAGTAACATTAATAATATGCAACTTTCTGATTGAGATAACCCTATAAACACATTTGTGTATGAAACTTTACCAAAGTGATATCAATGGTTGAGAATGGAGATTGGGGGGCTTTGGTGAAATGAAAAAGGTTGATACAGGGCCAGTGAAAAGGCATTTGTAAAGGATGTGAAATTCCATAAATGTTCCAGTCAACCTAATTCTAATGGGTTATCTAATCACAAAAATACAAATATCAAATGCCTAGTTCTAGTATTTACTTTTTTGAAGTTAATAATTGAATTCATAGAAATTATACACGAACAAGTGAGATTGCAAAACAATCTTACGCTTTGAATTTGAATCAAATCTAGATACTGAAGAATGGACCTACCGGTGACCAAGGGTTCGGTTCATTCTGGACTTTGTCAGGAGGAGAGTTTTGTACAGCGCCACTCTTCATCATTAAAATCTCCTGCAGACGCAACAAATAAGATGAATCCAACATGGCAAAAATCACCACATTGCAAAGAACTAATTGCTTTATGTAAAGTCAGGAGCCTTAACCTtaaaaacaagtttgattccacTGCCATATGCAATTCAAACAATGCAAGTAAACATTTAACACAAACAATTACTAACAATTAGCTAACTTTGACAGTTTAAAAAATCAATGCAAACATACATAAACATAAATATTAAAAAGGGGGCGATGTTAAAGGCCAAAAAAATGGCAATGTAAGACTtcaaaacagaaaaacaagttGGCATGAAATACTTTGTCAGGAAAAGAAACTTAGTAATTAGGGATTAAAAGTATTGATGTTAGCTTAAGAAATTTGAGTCACCTCTCCAGCTGCTTCTATTGCAGCTAACCATTCCTCAGTAAAGGGAGCAACATTCAGTGGAGGCTTCGCTATCGGAACTTCCTGCTTGGTTTTAGTTGCATCTATTTCGCTGCCACTCACAAAATTAACATTGGTCACTCAATATGTAACGCTTCAAAACTGTCTTAGATTTAAAATGGAGGCTGCCAAAACATAGATGAACAAAAGTTATACAACAAAAATGATACTCACAGATGAATTATTTTGCCGTTGTCTTCTTCTGGAAAGTCGATTTTGTCTTTTGACTGACTTGCCATGTCAGTATTAGGAGACTTATCATTCTCAAAGACAGTAGTTACAGCTGCATCTGATAAACTTTCACTGTTCACTGAACCAACTTCATTACCTTGTAGGATTGTTTCAATGAAGATTGAATTATCTGAATCTAGTAACTTCGATTTTTCACTTAAAAGACATTGCTCCTCAGATTTCCAAGCAACTGCACTAGTAAAGGGGCCTTCACTCACTTGAATAGAAGAATCTAAATCAGCAGAAATAGCATTCCTATTGAGTTTCACTGAACTAACTTCGCTGCCTTCTGGGATTGTTGCGTTGAAGATTGAATTCTCTGAAGCTaataattttgatttttcacTTAAAAGACAGGGGCCTTCACTCACATCAATAGAAGAACCTAATTCAGCAGAAATAGCGTTCTCATTGAGTTTCATTGAACTAACTTCGCTGCCTTGTGGGATTGTTGCATTGAAGATTGAATTCTCTGAAGCTaataattttgatttttcacTTAAAAGACATGGATCTTCACTCACTTTAGTAGAAGAATCAAATTCAGCAGAAATAACATTCTCGAGTTGAATTTCAACTGAAGGAGATATATCTAATGAACCTTCTTCTGCACCGTTGATTTGCAAAAGTTCCACTTTTTCATCGACACCTTGATTTCCATCTTTGTTTACAAGCATATCTGAACTTAGTAACTTTGAATTTTCACTTAAACTACACTGCTTCTCACATATCAAAGAAACTGCAGTTGAAAAGGGATCTTCACTCACTTCAATAGAAGAGTCAAATTCAGAAGAAAAAAAGTTCATATTGAGTTGAGTTTCAACTAAAGGCAGTATATCCGACAAACCTTCTTCAGCATCATTGATTTGCAAAAGTTCAACCTTGTCTTCCACATCATGATTTCCATCTTCTGCACCATTGATTTGCAAGAGTTCCACCTTTTCATCCACATCATGATTTCCATCTTCTACATCGTTGATTTGCAAAAGTTCCACCTTTTCATCCACATCATTGATTTGCAAAAGTTCCACCTTTTCGTCCACATCACAATTTCCATCGTCTGCACCATTGATTTGCAACAGTTCCACCTTTTCATCCACATCATGATTTCCATCTTCTGCACCATTGATTTGCAAGAGTTCCACCTTTTCATCCACATCATGATTTCCATCTTCTGCACCATTGATTTGCAAGAGTTCCGCCTTTTCATCCACGTCATGATTTCCATCTTCTACATCATTGATTTGCAAAAGTTCCACCGTTTTATCCACATCATTAATTTGCAAAAGTTCCACCTTTTCATCCACATCATTGATTTGCAAAAGTTCCACCTTTTCATCCACATCACGATTTCCATCTTCTGCACCATTGATTTGCAAGAGTTCCACCTTTTTATCCACGTCATGATTTCCATCTTCTACATCATTGATTTGCAAAATTTCCACCTTTTCATCCACATCATTAATTTGCAAAAGTTCCACCTTTTCATCCACATCATTGATTTGCAAAAGTTCCACCTTTTCATCCAAATCACGATTTCCATCTTCTGCACCAATGATTTGCAAGAGTTCCACCTTTCCATCCACATCATGATTTCCATCTTCTACATCATTGATTTGCAAAATTTCCACCTTTTCATCCACATCATTGATTTGCAAATGTTCCACCTTTTCATCCACATCATTGATCTGCAAAAGATCCACATTTTCATCCAAATCACAATTTCCATCTTCTGCACCATTGATTCGCAAGAGTTCCACCTTTTCATCCACATCATGATTTCCATCTTCCACATCATTGATTTGCAAAAGTTCCACCTTTTCATCTACATTATTGATTTGCAAAAGTTCCACCTTTTCATCCACATCACGATTTTTATCTTCTGCACCATTGATTTGCAAAAGTTCCACCTTTTCATCCACATCACGATTTCCATCTTCCGCCCCGTTGATTTGCAAGAGTTCCACCTTTTCATCCACGTCATGATTTCCATCTTCTACATCATTGAGTTGCAAAAGTTCCACCTTTTCATCCACATCATTGATTTGCAAAAGTTCCACCATTTCGTCCACATCATTTATTTGCAAAAGTTCCACCTTTTCGTCCACATCACGATTTCCATCTTCTGCACCATTGATTTGCAAGAGTTCCACCTTTTCATCCACATCATGATTTTCATCTTCTACATCATTGATTTGCAAAAGTTCCACCTTTTCATCCACATCCTTGATTTGCAACACAACATGATTTCCATCTTCTACATCATTGATTTGCAAAAGTTCCACCTTTTCATCCACATCATGATTTCCATCTTCTACATCATTGATTTGCAAGAGTTCCATCTTTTCATCCACATCATTGATTTGCAAAAATTCCGCCTTTTCATCCACATCATTGATTTGCAGAAGTTCCACCTTTCCATCGACATCATGATTTCCCTCTATGTTTACAGACATATCTTCAATATGATGATTGGTAGCATTGTGCTCATTGCTATGGAACCCGCATCCTTCAAATGCATCCTCAACTAAATTTTGCTCCTTGATTTCTGTAGATGAAACAATAACTTTTGGCAGAAAGTCACTATCCAAGTGAACATCCTGGGAATTTACAGCAACAACAGCACTAGACTTTTGAAACCCAGGAAGATAGGAATCTTCATTTATGTTATTATCATCTGCCAATGAAGATGCTGAAACAGTTATACAATTTTCACTCAACCTATCCAATTCAAACTCCGGAGTTCTATCACGGATTGCTTTTGAGTCAATAACCTGGTCACATTCCTTATCCACTGGGCTTCTCAGGATGAAACCTAATTGATCATCTACAGGAAGCTGACAGTCTTTGATCTCAATTATTTTAGATTCATCCTCAGAAGCGTCATTGATTCCTAGTATGGAATTTTCAGGAGAACCTTTGGAAAATAAGCTCGTCACATGAACTGGCTGAGAACTGTTCATATCAGAGATATTTTCTTTTTCCGGTCCAATTTCTTCTACACCACTAGGATTTAGAGCCTTGGGTTGGTCTGCCTGTAACTGCTGACTAACTGCGTCTAAATTACTTTGGGTGGTTTTTTTGCAATTGATTATGAGACTCTCGTTCAATAAATGCCCCTGTGCATCTCCTTCATATCTACCAAATTCATCAGCACCACAATTTACCTGTTCAGTATTCTTACACGGGGTTCCTTGTTTAGATCCTTCGGGGACAGTTTTGCAAAAATCATCAAGGCTAGAATTTAAAAGTGCAGTCTTGGCACTCTTGTATCCCTTAAACTCTCCTGAAAACTCTGCCTGTAGTATCAAACTTTCCTTGAAAGGCGGAATGTCACCGGTGGGCCCTTTGATTTGATCATCTTCATCTTGTCCTATGGTATTCTGCACAGTATTAGAAGTTCTCTGCATGATAGGAAAGAGCGTAGACTGTGGTTCCTGATATGAAGACCGGTCCCCATTTGACGTAACATCATATAACTTGTTATCCAGAGTGTGGTCGGCCTCTTTCTCCAACTGCTCATGTGTCTGACTCTTTTTAAGAAGTTCATTCTCATGTGTAGGTATTACCATGTTCTCCATGCTAGAAATGATCTCATTTTCATGTAGTTCTCCTTGCTCCTTGGATTTTAAGATGACATCATCAAGAATGTTTTCAACCTCTGCTTGCTTACTTATTATTTCAAAAATCGAAGAATCACAATCCCCTTCTACACCAGGCATCTGCTTATTGTCTATTTGCACGATTGCTTCTGGCTTGACATCTGAAAGGCTTAATTCCTTAGTGTCTGACACTTTCTCCAGAGTGTGGTCAGCCTCTTTCTCCAACTGCTCATGTGTCTGACTCTTTGTAAGAAATTCCTTTTCATGTGTAGGTAATACCATGTTCTCCATGCTAGAAATGATCTCATTTTCATGTAGTTCTCCTTGTTCCTTGGATTTTAAGATAACATCATCAAGAATGTTTTCAACCTCTGCTTGCTTACTTATTATTTCAAAAACCGAAGAATCACAATCCACTTCTACACCAGCCATCTGCTTATTGTCTATTTGCACGATTGCTTCTGGCTTGACATCTGAAAGGCTTAATTCCTTAGTGTCTGACACTTTCTCCAGAGTGTGGTCAGCCTCTTTCTCCAACTGCTCATGTGTCTGACTCTTCGTAAGAAATTCCTTTTCATGTGTAGGTAATACCATGTTCTCCATGCTTGAAATGATCTCATTTTCATGTAGTTCTCCTTGCTCCTTAGATTTTAAGATGACATCATCAAGAATGTTTTCAACCTCTGCTTGCTTACTTATTATTTCAAAAACCGAAGAATCACAATCCACTTCTACACCAGCCATCTGCTTATTGTCTATTTGCATGATTGCTTCTGGCTTGACGTCTGAAAGGCTTAATTCCTTAGTGTCTGACACTTTCTCCAGAGTGTGGTCAGCCTCTTTCTCCAACTGCTCATGTGTCTGACTCTTTGTAAGAAATTCCTTTTCACGTGTAGGTAATACCATGTTCTCCATGCTAGAAATGATCTCATTTTCATGTAGTTCTCCTTGTTCCTTGGATTTTAAGATGACATCATCAAGAATGTTTTCAACCTCTGCTTGCTTACTTATTATTTCAAAAATCGAAGAATCACAATCCACTTCTACACCAGCCATCTGCTTATTGTCTATTTGCACGATTGCTTCTGGCTTGACATCTGAAAGGCTTAATTCATTAGTGTCTGACATTTTCTCCAGAGTGTGGTCAGCGTCTTTCTCCAACTGCTCGTGTGTCTGACTCTTCGTAAGAAATTCCTTTTCATGTGTAGGTAATACCATGTTCTCCATGCTTGAAATGATCTCATTTTCATGTAGTTCTCCTTGCTCCTTAGATTTTAAGATGACATCATCAAGAATGTTTTCAACCTCTGCTTGCTTACTTATTATTTCAAAACTAGAAGAATCAAAATCCACTTCTACACCAGCCTTCTGCTTATTGTCTATTGGCACAATTGCTTCTGAGTTGACATCTGAATGGCTTAATTCCTTAGTACGATTCTTTGCTGCCCCTTTGACAATTTTGGACCTTGCTTCTTTAACAGAAACTGTTCCCAACTTCCTTAGTTTAGGAATGTTACTCTCTGAAGGTTTGCAGGGTATGGAGCTTTTCTGCAAGCTGTGTGAACCGGAAGCTTTTACCTGCAAAGCAAAAATAATAGGCATGGACGTGTGATCAATATGTGAGTGTCATTTTATTGATGCATGCTTCTAAATATGATATAGGGAAATGAACATAATAATCATACCTGAGAAAAGAAACCAATGGAGGGAGATGGCTTCCGTAGGCCTGATGATTTTATTGTCCCTGTTTGATGCGTTGTTTGATCCATTCTGGATGGTGGACGTAGTATGGAAACTGGGGTATCCTGTGCAGCAGGTCAAAAATATTTCAAGAGAATAATCAAATAATTTGTAGTTAAATAACAAAAAATACAAAATTGATGGAGTAAAAAATTGAATATTTGAGTAAGTACCCACCGAAAGTTTTCCAGCCTGCTTGGTAAGACTTCTACTAACAGAACACTTGTCAGCCATATCAACTTTAGGGATGCTTGGAACATATGTAGGATTTTTTGACAGGCTAGAGATGCTTGGTGTAGGATTTTTTGACATGCGAGGGATGCTTGGCGTAGGATTTTTTGATAGGCTAGGGATGCTTGGCGTAGGATTTTTTGGCAGGCCTAACATAATAAAAACGAGATCAATAAATTTGGGGACAGAAAAAAGAGGGATTTCACACTTCTGAAGTTAAGAATGCTGAAGTGAGAGATTCATTTTAAACGGAAAAGTGAAAAGTTAGTGATTGATTAAAAAAGCCAATAGTTGAGATTTCGATCATATGCATGTATTTTGACTAACAAACTACAAAGTTGTTTAAATTTCATCGTTGATCTTTGAATTGACTACTATAAAGTACTCACATTTTCCTTCTGAAGTGTATTCCTAGGTTTACAAGAGTTAAATCCAGAAAAAAGGATCAAATACAAACTACAGAACTTACTAGGATGTGCATTCTGATTTCTTTTTGAGGAACCTGAGCTCAACATTCCACTCCTAGTGGTAGTTGCATTTGCAGAAACATTGGATTTTGGTCCTGGTATCCCAGTGATTTTTGACTCTTTACTCGGCATTTTAGCGGTGTCAGTTATTTTTAGTTTTCAAAGGAGTTAAGGTAAGCACTTTCATTATTCAACAGAAATACATACAACTAAATTCCAGCACACACACACTAAAGAGACTCCACTCTGCAACAGTTTGAGTTAACTTCAAATTTATAAAATCACTTCAGCTAAAATAAGATTACAGTTTTTATTCATGAAAGTCTTTATAAAGTTTATAAAAGGTTATGGAGAAATTAAATGAGAAAAGTACCACAAAAAGTAAAGAAGCAGAAATTAATTACAACTTATTCAATATAAACTTTTTCTTTAAAAAACACATAGTTACAGTAAGATTCTTTCTACGTTTTTTCTCATAAGATTCTTCTTGACAAAGCTGACTGTTAATAAATATGCATCTAAACAAGCTTATAAAATCACTTCAGCTAAAATGAGTTTACAGTTTTTATTCATG from Lathyrus oleraceus cultivar Zhongwan6 chromosome 7, CAAS_Psat_ZW6_1.0, whole genome shotgun sequence encodes the following:
- the LOC127100429 gene encoding uncharacterized protein LOC127100429 isoform X23; translated protein: MPSKESKITGIPGPKSNVSANATTTRSGMLSSGSSKRNQNAHPSLPKNPTPSIPSLSKNPTPSIPRMSKNPTPSISSLSKNPTYVPSIPKVDMADKCSVSRSLTKQAGKLSDTPVSILRPPSRMDQTTHQTGTIKSSGLRKPSPSIGFFSQVKASGSHSLQKSSIPCKPSESNIPKLRKLGTVSVKEARSKIVKGAAKNRTKELSHSDVNSEAIVPIDNKQKAGVEVDFDSSSFEIISKQAEVENILDDVILKSKEQGELHENEIISSMENMVLPTHEKEFLTKSQTHEQLEKDADHTLEKMSDTNELSLSDVKPEAIVQIDNKQMAGVEVDCDSSIFEIISKQAEVENILDDVILKSKEQGELHENEIISSMENMVLPTREKEFLTKSQTHEQLEKEADHTLEKVSDTKELSLSDVKPEAIMQIDNKQMAGVEVDCDSSVFEIISKQAEVENILDDVILKSKEQGELHENEIISSMENMVLPTHEKEFLTKSQTHEQLEKEADHTLEKVSDTKELSLSDVKPEAIVQIDNKQMAGVEVDCDSSVFEIISKQAEVENILDDVILKSKEQGELHENEIISSMENMVLPTHEKEFLTKSQTHEQLEKEADHTLEKVSDTKELSLSDVKPEAIVQIDNKQMPGVEGDCDSSIFEIISKQAEVENILDDVILKSKEQGELHENEIISSMENMVIPTHENELLKKSQTHEQLEKEADHTLDNKLYDVTSNGDRSSYQEPQSTLFPIMQRTSNTVQNTIGQDEDDQIKGPTGDIPPFKESLILQAEFSGEFKGYKSAKTALLNSSLDDFCKTVPEGSKQGTPCKNTEQVNCGADEFGRYEGDAQGHLLNESLIINCKKTTQSNLDAVSQQLQADQPKALNPSGVEEIGPEKENISDMNSSQPVHVTSLFSKGSPENSILGINDASEDESKIIEIKDCQLPVDDQLGFILRSPVDKECDQVIDSKAIRDRTPEFELDRLSENCITVSASSLADDNNINEDSYLPGFQKSSAVVAVNSQDVHLDSDFLPKVIVSSTEIKEQNLVEDAFEGCGFHSNEHNATNHHIEDMSVNIEGNHDVDGKVELLQINDVDEKAEFLQINDVDEKMELLQINDVEDGNHDVDEKVELLQINDVEDGNHVVLQIKDVDEKVELLQINDVEDENHDVDEKVELLQINGAEDGNRDVDEKVELLQINDVDEMVELLQINDVDEKVELLQLNDVEDGNHDVDEKVELLQINGAEDGNRDVDEKVELLQINGAEDKNRDVDEKVELLQINNVDEKVELLQINDVEDGNHDVDEKVELLRINGAEDGNCDLDENVDLLQINDVDEKVEHLQINDVDEKVEILQINDVEDGNHDVDGKVELLQINGAEDGNRDVDEKAELLQINGAEDGNHDVDEKVELLQINGAEDGNHDVDEKVELLQINGADDGNCDVDEKVELLQINDVDEKVELLQINDVEDGNHDVDEKVELLQINGAEDGNHDVEDKVELLQINDAEEGLSDILPLVETQLNMNFFSSEFDSSIEVSEDPFSTAVSLICEKQCSLSENSKLLSSDMLVNKDGNQGVDEKVELLQINGAEEGSLDISPSVEIQLENVISAEFDSSTKVSEDPCLLSEKSKLLASENSIFNATIPQGSEVSSMKLNENAISAELGSSIDVSEGPCLLSEKSKLLASENSIFNATIPEGSEVSSVKLNRNAISADLDSSIQVSEGPFTSAVAWKSEEQCLLSEKSKLLDSDNSIFIETILQGNEVGSVNSESLSDAAVTTVFENDKSPNTDMASQSKDKIDFPEEDNGKIIHLEIDATKTKQEVPIAKPPLNVAPFTEEWLAAIEAAGEEILMMKSGAVQNSPPDKVQNEPNPWSPVKKNQEIGPFDCTKITKHNIQSSDPS